In Mauremys reevesii isolate NIE-2019 linkage group 16, ASM1616193v1, whole genome shotgun sequence, a single window of DNA contains:
- the FBXO31 gene encoding F-box only protein 31 isoform X6, translated as MYLPPHDPHVDDPMRFKPLFRIHLMERKSATVECMYGHKGPHNGHIQIVKKDEFSTKCNQTDHHRMSGGRQEEFRTWLREEWGRTLEDIFHEHMQELILMKFIYTSQYDNCLTYRRIYLPPSNADDLLKPGLFKGTYGSHGLEIVMLSFHGKKAKGTKITGDPNIPAGQQTVEIDLAHPIQLPDIENLRNFNELSRIVLEVQEQVRREQQEEEEGQDEEEGRFRQGDSQQVEQPAQRDDAGAEGTEAAGAAAAQESAPTSQPFVLPVGVISRNEDYPRTCRMCFYGTGLIAGHGFTSPERTPGIFILFDDDRFGFIWLELKSFSLYSRIKVSFQNAEAPSREAFDEMLKNIQSMTT; from the exons ATGTACTTGCCCCCTCATGACCCTCACGTGGATGACCCAATGAGGTTCAAGCCCCTTTTCCGGATTCACTTAATGGAGAGGAAAAGTGCGACTGTTGAGTGTATGTACGGCCACAAGGGGCCCCACAATGGCCATATCCAG ATCGTAAAGAAGGACGAATTCTCCACAAAGTGCAACCAGACAGATCACCATCGAATGTCAGGAGGAAGGCAGGAG GAATTCCGGACGTGGCTGAGGGAAGAATGGGGCCGGACTCTGGAGGATATCTTCCATGAGCACATGCAAGAGCTCATCTTGATGAAGTTCATCTACACCAGCCAATATGA CAACTGCTTGACATACCGACGCATCTACCTCCCTCCTAGCAACGCTGATGACCTCTTAAAGCCAGGTCTCTTCAAGGGAACTTATGGGAGCCACGGCCTGGAGATTGTCATGCTGAGTTTTCATGGGAAGAAAGCCAAAGGGACTAAAATAACT GGAGATCCCAATATCCCAGCTGGCCAGCAGACAGTGGAGATCGACCTGGCGCACCCCATCCAGCTCCCTGACATCGAGAACCTGCGCAACTTCAATGAGCTCTCCCGCATTGTCCTGGAGGTGCAGGAGCAGGTGCGccgggagcagcaggaggaggaggaagggcaggaCGAAGAGGAGGGCCGCTTCCGACAGGGCGACTCTCAGCAAGTGGAGCAGCCTGCGCAGAGGGACGATGCTGGGGCTGAGGGGACTgaggctgcgggggcagcagcagcccaggagtcAGCGCCGACCTCGCAGCCttttgtgctgcctgtgggagTCATATCAAGGAACGAGGATTATCCCCGGACCTGCCGGATGTG tTTTTATGGCACGGGGCTCATTGCTGGACACGGCTTCACCAGCCCTGAGCGAACCCCGGGCATCTTCATTCTCTTCGATGACGATCGTTTCGGGTTCATCTGGCTGGAGCTGAAATCCTTCAGCCTCTACAGCCGGATCAAGGTCTCTTTCCAGAACGCCGAGGCGCCGTCCCGAGAGGCCTTCGATGAAATGCTCAAAAACATTCAGTCCATGACGACTTGA
- the FBXO31 gene encoding F-box only protein 31 isoform X5, translating to MKILPDYEHMEYRDVYTCLLHRYRHILGLWQPDIGPYGGLLNVVVDGFFIIGWMYLPPHDPHVDDPMRFKPLFRIHLMERKSATVECMYGHKGPHNGHIQIVKKDEFSTKCNQTDHHRMSGGRQEEFRTWLREEWGRTLEDIFHEHMQELILMKFIYTSQYDNCLTYRRIYLPPSNADDLLKPGLFKGTYGSHGLEIVMLSFHGKKAKGTKITGDPNIPAGQQTVEIDLAHPIQLPDIENLRNFNELSRIVLEVQEQVRREQQEEEEGQDEEEGRFRQGDSQQVEQPAQRDDAGAEGTEAAGAAAAQESAPTSQPFVLPVGVISRNEDYPRTCRMCFYGTGLIAGHGFTSPERTPGIFILFDDDRFGFIWLELKSFSLYSRIKVSFQNAEAPSREAFDEMLKNIQSMTT from the exons ATGAAAATCCTTCCCGACTACGAACACATGGAGTACAGAGATGTTTACACCTGCC TGCTTCACCGATACCGACACATCTTGGGACTGTGGCAGCCAGACATTGGGCCATACGGGGGACTGCTGAACGTGGTG GTAGATGGCTTTTTTATCATTGGCTGGATGTACTTGCCCCCTCATGACCCTCACGTGGATGACCCAATGAGGTTCAAGCCCCTTTTCCGGATTCACTTAATGGAGAGGAAAAGTGCGACTGTTGAGTGTATGTACGGCCACAAGGGGCCCCACAATGGCCATATCCAG ATCGTAAAGAAGGACGAATTCTCCACAAAGTGCAACCAGACAGATCACCATCGAATGTCAGGAGGAAGGCAGGAG GAATTCCGGACGTGGCTGAGGGAAGAATGGGGCCGGACTCTGGAGGATATCTTCCATGAGCACATGCAAGAGCTCATCTTGATGAAGTTCATCTACACCAGCCAATATGA CAACTGCTTGACATACCGACGCATCTACCTCCCTCCTAGCAACGCTGATGACCTCTTAAAGCCAGGTCTCTTCAAGGGAACTTATGGGAGCCACGGCCTGGAGATTGTCATGCTGAGTTTTCATGGGAAGAAAGCCAAAGGGACTAAAATAACT GGAGATCCCAATATCCCAGCTGGCCAGCAGACAGTGGAGATCGACCTGGCGCACCCCATCCAGCTCCCTGACATCGAGAACCTGCGCAACTTCAATGAGCTCTCCCGCATTGTCCTGGAGGTGCAGGAGCAGGTGCGccgggagcagcaggaggaggaggaagggcaggaCGAAGAGGAGGGCCGCTTCCGACAGGGCGACTCTCAGCAAGTGGAGCAGCCTGCGCAGAGGGACGATGCTGGGGCTGAGGGGACTgaggctgcgggggcagcagcagcccaggagtcAGCGCCGACCTCGCAGCCttttgtgctgcctgtgggagTCATATCAAGGAACGAGGATTATCCCCGGACCTGCCGGATGTG tTTTTATGGCACGGGGCTCATTGCTGGACACGGCTTCACCAGCCCTGAGCGAACCCCGGGCATCTTCATTCTCTTCGATGACGATCGTTTCGGGTTCATCTGGCTGGAGCTGAAATCCTTCAGCCTCTACAGCCGGATCAAGGTCTCTTTCCAGAACGCCGAGGCGCCGTCCCGAGAGGCCTTCGATGAAATGCTCAAAAACATTCAGTCCATGACGACTTGA
- the FBXO31 gene encoding F-box only protein 31 isoform X4, producing MAVCARLCGVGPARGCRRRGAQREQRREGPADSEPDTDAEEERIEGARLGPGEAPAPAPAPLSLLELPPELLVQIFGSLPGTDLPSLARVCSTFRRILRTDTIWRRRCREEYGVCENLRKLEITGVSCRDVYAKLLHRYRHILGLWQPDIGPYGGLLNVVIVKKDEFSTKCNQTDHHRMSGGRQEEFRTWLREEWGRTLEDIFHEHMQELILMKFIYTSQYDNCLTYRRIYLPPSNADDLLKPGLFKGTYGSHGLEIVMLSFHGKKAKGTKITGDPNIPAGQQTVEIDLAHPIQLPDIENLRNFNELSRIVLEVQEQVRREQQEEEEGQDEEEGRFRQGDSQQVEQPAQRDDAGAEGTEAAGAAAAQESAPTSQPFVLPVGVISRNEDYPRTCRMCFYGTGLIAGHGFTSPERTPGIFILFDDDRFGFIWLELKSFSLYSRIKVSFQNAEAPSREAFDEMLKNIQSMTT from the exons ATGGCGGTGTGCGCGCGGCTGTGCGGGGTGGGGCCGGCGCGGGGCTGCCGGCGGCGCGGGGCGCAGCGGGAGCAGCGGCGGGAGGGGCCGGCCGACAGCGAGCCCGACACGGACGCCGAGGAGGAGCGGATCGAGGGAGCCCGGCTGGGACCAGGGGAGGCTCcggcccccgccccggccccgctctCCCTGCTGGAGCTGCCCCCCGAGCTCCTGGTGCAGATCTTCGGCTCCCTGCCCGGCACCGacctgcccagcctggcccggGTCTGCAGCACCTTCCGCCGCATCCTCCGCACCGACACCATCTGGCGGCGGCGCTGCCGGGAAG AGTATGGTGTCTGCGAGAACTTACGGAAACTGGAGATCACAGGAGTGTCCTGTCGAGATGTCTATGCCAAAC TGCTTCACCGATACCGACACATCTTGGGACTGTGGCAGCCAGACATTGGGCCATACGGGGGACTGCTGAACGTGGTG ATCGTAAAGAAGGACGAATTCTCCACAAAGTGCAACCAGACAGATCACCATCGAATGTCAGGAGGAAGGCAGGAG GAATTCCGGACGTGGCTGAGGGAAGAATGGGGCCGGACTCTGGAGGATATCTTCCATGAGCACATGCAAGAGCTCATCTTGATGAAGTTCATCTACACCAGCCAATATGA CAACTGCTTGACATACCGACGCATCTACCTCCCTCCTAGCAACGCTGATGACCTCTTAAAGCCAGGTCTCTTCAAGGGAACTTATGGGAGCCACGGCCTGGAGATTGTCATGCTGAGTTTTCATGGGAAGAAAGCCAAAGGGACTAAAATAACT GGAGATCCCAATATCCCAGCTGGCCAGCAGACAGTGGAGATCGACCTGGCGCACCCCATCCAGCTCCCTGACATCGAGAACCTGCGCAACTTCAATGAGCTCTCCCGCATTGTCCTGGAGGTGCAGGAGCAGGTGCGccgggagcagcaggaggaggaggaagggcaggaCGAAGAGGAGGGCCGCTTCCGACAGGGCGACTCTCAGCAAGTGGAGCAGCCTGCGCAGAGGGACGATGCTGGGGCTGAGGGGACTgaggctgcgggggcagcagcagcccaggagtcAGCGCCGACCTCGCAGCCttttgtgctgcctgtgggagTCATATCAAGGAACGAGGATTATCCCCGGACCTGCCGGATGTG tTTTTATGGCACGGGGCTCATTGCTGGACACGGCTTCACCAGCCCTGAGCGAACCCCGGGCATCTTCATTCTCTTCGATGACGATCGTTTCGGGTTCATCTGGCTGGAGCTGAAATCCTTCAGCCTCTACAGCCGGATCAAGGTCTCTTTCCAGAACGCCGAGGCGCCGTCCCGAGAGGCCTTCGATGAAATGCTCAAAAACATTCAGTCCATGACGACTTGA
- the FBXO31 gene encoding F-box only protein 31 isoform X3 → MAVCARLCGVGPARGCRRRGAQREQRREGPADSEPDTDAEEERIEGARLGPGEAPAPAPAPLSLLELPPELLVQIFGSLPGTDLPSLARVCSTFRRILRTDTIWRRRCREEYGVCENLRKLEITGVSCRDVYAKRINPRVKSGRFMKILPDYEHMEYRDVYTCLLHRYRHILGLWQPDIGPYGGLLNVVIVKKDEFSTKCNQTDHHRMSGGRQEEFRTWLREEWGRTLEDIFHEHMQELILMKFIYTSQYDNCLTYRRIYLPPSNADDLLKPGLFKGTYGSHGLEIVMLSFHGKKAKGTKITGDPNIPAGQQTVEIDLAHPIQLPDIENLRNFNELSRIVLEVQEQVRREQQEEEEGQDEEEGRFRQGDSQQVEQPAQRDDAGAEGTEAAGAAAAQESAPTSQPFVLPVGVISRNEDYPRTCRMCFYGTGLIAGHGFTSPERTPGIFILFDDDRFGFIWLELKSFSLYSRIKVSFQNAEAPSREAFDEMLKNIQSMTT, encoded by the exons ATGGCGGTGTGCGCGCGGCTGTGCGGGGTGGGGCCGGCGCGGGGCTGCCGGCGGCGCGGGGCGCAGCGGGAGCAGCGGCGGGAGGGGCCGGCCGACAGCGAGCCCGACACGGACGCCGAGGAGGAGCGGATCGAGGGAGCCCGGCTGGGACCAGGGGAGGCTCcggcccccgccccggccccgctctCCCTGCTGGAGCTGCCCCCCGAGCTCCTGGTGCAGATCTTCGGCTCCCTGCCCGGCACCGacctgcccagcctggcccggGTCTGCAGCACCTTCCGCCGCATCCTCCGCACCGACACCATCTGGCGGCGGCGCTGCCGGGAAG AGTATGGTGTCTGCGAGAACTTACGGAAACTGGAGATCACAGGAGTGTCCTGTCGAGATGTCTATGCCAAAC GTATAAATCCACGAGTGAAGTCGGGGCGTTTTATGAAAATCCTTCCCGACTACGAACACATGGAGTACAGAGATGTTTACACCTGCC TGCTTCACCGATACCGACACATCTTGGGACTGTGGCAGCCAGACATTGGGCCATACGGGGGACTGCTGAACGTGGTG ATCGTAAAGAAGGACGAATTCTCCACAAAGTGCAACCAGACAGATCACCATCGAATGTCAGGAGGAAGGCAGGAG GAATTCCGGACGTGGCTGAGGGAAGAATGGGGCCGGACTCTGGAGGATATCTTCCATGAGCACATGCAAGAGCTCATCTTGATGAAGTTCATCTACACCAGCCAATATGA CAACTGCTTGACATACCGACGCATCTACCTCCCTCCTAGCAACGCTGATGACCTCTTAAAGCCAGGTCTCTTCAAGGGAACTTATGGGAGCCACGGCCTGGAGATTGTCATGCTGAGTTTTCATGGGAAGAAAGCCAAAGGGACTAAAATAACT GGAGATCCCAATATCCCAGCTGGCCAGCAGACAGTGGAGATCGACCTGGCGCACCCCATCCAGCTCCCTGACATCGAGAACCTGCGCAACTTCAATGAGCTCTCCCGCATTGTCCTGGAGGTGCAGGAGCAGGTGCGccgggagcagcaggaggaggaggaagggcaggaCGAAGAGGAGGGCCGCTTCCGACAGGGCGACTCTCAGCAAGTGGAGCAGCCTGCGCAGAGGGACGATGCTGGGGCTGAGGGGACTgaggctgcgggggcagcagcagcccaggagtcAGCGCCGACCTCGCAGCCttttgtgctgcctgtgggagTCATATCAAGGAACGAGGATTATCCCCGGACCTGCCGGATGTG tTTTTATGGCACGGGGCTCATTGCTGGACACGGCTTCACCAGCCCTGAGCGAACCCCGGGCATCTTCATTCTCTTCGATGACGATCGTTTCGGGTTCATCTGGCTGGAGCTGAAATCCTTCAGCCTCTACAGCCGGATCAAGGTCTCTTTCCAGAACGCCGAGGCGCCGTCCCGAGAGGCCTTCGATGAAATGCTCAAAAACATTCAGTCCATGACGACTTGA
- the FBXO31 gene encoding F-box only protein 31 isoform X2 encodes MAVCARLCGVGPARGCRRRGAQREQRREGPADSEPDTDAEEERIEGARLGPGEAPAPAPAPLSLLELPPELLVQIFGSLPGTDLPSLARVCSTFRRILRTDTIWRRRCREEYGVCENLRKLEITGVSCRDVYAKLLHRYRHILGLWQPDIGPYGGLLNVVVDGFFIIGWMYLPPHDPHVDDPMRFKPLFRIHLMERKSATVECMYGHKGPHNGHIQIVKKDEFSTKCNQTDHHRMSGGRQEEFRTWLREEWGRTLEDIFHEHMQELILMKFIYTSQYDNCLTYRRIYLPPSNADDLLKPGLFKGTYGSHGLEIVMLSFHGKKAKGTKITGDPNIPAGQQTVEIDLAHPIQLPDIENLRNFNELSRIVLEVQEQVRREQQEEEEGQDEEEGRFRQGDSQQVEQPAQRDDAGAEGTEAAGAAAAQESAPTSQPFVLPVGVISRNEDYPRTCRMCFYGTGLIAGHGFTSPERTPGIFILFDDDRFGFIWLELKSFSLYSRIKVSFQNAEAPSREAFDEMLKNIQSMTT; translated from the exons ATGGCGGTGTGCGCGCGGCTGTGCGGGGTGGGGCCGGCGCGGGGCTGCCGGCGGCGCGGGGCGCAGCGGGAGCAGCGGCGGGAGGGGCCGGCCGACAGCGAGCCCGACACGGACGCCGAGGAGGAGCGGATCGAGGGAGCCCGGCTGGGACCAGGGGAGGCTCcggcccccgccccggccccgctctCCCTGCTGGAGCTGCCCCCCGAGCTCCTGGTGCAGATCTTCGGCTCCCTGCCCGGCACCGacctgcccagcctggcccggGTCTGCAGCACCTTCCGCCGCATCCTCCGCACCGACACCATCTGGCGGCGGCGCTGCCGGGAAG AGTATGGTGTCTGCGAGAACTTACGGAAACTGGAGATCACAGGAGTGTCCTGTCGAGATGTCTATGCCAAAC TGCTTCACCGATACCGACACATCTTGGGACTGTGGCAGCCAGACATTGGGCCATACGGGGGACTGCTGAACGTGGTG GTAGATGGCTTTTTTATCATTGGCTGGATGTACTTGCCCCCTCATGACCCTCACGTGGATGACCCAATGAGGTTCAAGCCCCTTTTCCGGATTCACTTAATGGAGAGGAAAAGTGCGACTGTTGAGTGTATGTACGGCCACAAGGGGCCCCACAATGGCCATATCCAG ATCGTAAAGAAGGACGAATTCTCCACAAAGTGCAACCAGACAGATCACCATCGAATGTCAGGAGGAAGGCAGGAG GAATTCCGGACGTGGCTGAGGGAAGAATGGGGCCGGACTCTGGAGGATATCTTCCATGAGCACATGCAAGAGCTCATCTTGATGAAGTTCATCTACACCAGCCAATATGA CAACTGCTTGACATACCGACGCATCTACCTCCCTCCTAGCAACGCTGATGACCTCTTAAAGCCAGGTCTCTTCAAGGGAACTTATGGGAGCCACGGCCTGGAGATTGTCATGCTGAGTTTTCATGGGAAGAAAGCCAAAGGGACTAAAATAACT GGAGATCCCAATATCCCAGCTGGCCAGCAGACAGTGGAGATCGACCTGGCGCACCCCATCCAGCTCCCTGACATCGAGAACCTGCGCAACTTCAATGAGCTCTCCCGCATTGTCCTGGAGGTGCAGGAGCAGGTGCGccgggagcagcaggaggaggaggaagggcaggaCGAAGAGGAGGGCCGCTTCCGACAGGGCGACTCTCAGCAAGTGGAGCAGCCTGCGCAGAGGGACGATGCTGGGGCTGAGGGGACTgaggctgcgggggcagcagcagcccaggagtcAGCGCCGACCTCGCAGCCttttgtgctgcctgtgggagTCATATCAAGGAACGAGGATTATCCCCGGACCTGCCGGATGTG tTTTTATGGCACGGGGCTCATTGCTGGACACGGCTTCACCAGCCCTGAGCGAACCCCGGGCATCTTCATTCTCTTCGATGACGATCGTTTCGGGTTCATCTGGCTGGAGCTGAAATCCTTCAGCCTCTACAGCCGGATCAAGGTCTCTTTCCAGAACGCCGAGGCGCCGTCCCGAGAGGCCTTCGATGAAATGCTCAAAAACATTCAGTCCATGACGACTTGA
- the FBXO31 gene encoding F-box only protein 31 isoform X1 → MAVCARLCGVGPARGCRRRGAQREQRREGPADSEPDTDAEEERIEGARLGPGEAPAPAPAPLSLLELPPELLVQIFGSLPGTDLPSLARVCSTFRRILRTDTIWRRRCREEYGVCENLRKLEITGVSCRDVYAKRINPRVKSGRFMKILPDYEHMEYRDVYTCLLHRYRHILGLWQPDIGPYGGLLNVVVDGFFIIGWMYLPPHDPHVDDPMRFKPLFRIHLMERKSATVECMYGHKGPHNGHIQIVKKDEFSTKCNQTDHHRMSGGRQEEFRTWLREEWGRTLEDIFHEHMQELILMKFIYTSQYDNCLTYRRIYLPPSNADDLLKPGLFKGTYGSHGLEIVMLSFHGKKAKGTKITGDPNIPAGQQTVEIDLAHPIQLPDIENLRNFNELSRIVLEVQEQVRREQQEEEEGQDEEEGRFRQGDSQQVEQPAQRDDAGAEGTEAAGAAAAQESAPTSQPFVLPVGVISRNEDYPRTCRMCFYGTGLIAGHGFTSPERTPGIFILFDDDRFGFIWLELKSFSLYSRIKVSFQNAEAPSREAFDEMLKNIQSMTT, encoded by the exons ATGGCGGTGTGCGCGCGGCTGTGCGGGGTGGGGCCGGCGCGGGGCTGCCGGCGGCGCGGGGCGCAGCGGGAGCAGCGGCGGGAGGGGCCGGCCGACAGCGAGCCCGACACGGACGCCGAGGAGGAGCGGATCGAGGGAGCCCGGCTGGGACCAGGGGAGGCTCcggcccccgccccggccccgctctCCCTGCTGGAGCTGCCCCCCGAGCTCCTGGTGCAGATCTTCGGCTCCCTGCCCGGCACCGacctgcccagcctggcccggGTCTGCAGCACCTTCCGCCGCATCCTCCGCACCGACACCATCTGGCGGCGGCGCTGCCGGGAAG AGTATGGTGTCTGCGAGAACTTACGGAAACTGGAGATCACAGGAGTGTCCTGTCGAGATGTCTATGCCAAAC GTATAAATCCACGAGTGAAGTCGGGGCGTTTTATGAAAATCCTTCCCGACTACGAACACATGGAGTACAGAGATGTTTACACCTGCC TGCTTCACCGATACCGACACATCTTGGGACTGTGGCAGCCAGACATTGGGCCATACGGGGGACTGCTGAACGTGGTG GTAGATGGCTTTTTTATCATTGGCTGGATGTACTTGCCCCCTCATGACCCTCACGTGGATGACCCAATGAGGTTCAAGCCCCTTTTCCGGATTCACTTAATGGAGAGGAAAAGTGCGACTGTTGAGTGTATGTACGGCCACAAGGGGCCCCACAATGGCCATATCCAG ATCGTAAAGAAGGACGAATTCTCCACAAAGTGCAACCAGACAGATCACCATCGAATGTCAGGAGGAAGGCAGGAG GAATTCCGGACGTGGCTGAGGGAAGAATGGGGCCGGACTCTGGAGGATATCTTCCATGAGCACATGCAAGAGCTCATCTTGATGAAGTTCATCTACACCAGCCAATATGA CAACTGCTTGACATACCGACGCATCTACCTCCCTCCTAGCAACGCTGATGACCTCTTAAAGCCAGGTCTCTTCAAGGGAACTTATGGGAGCCACGGCCTGGAGATTGTCATGCTGAGTTTTCATGGGAAGAAAGCCAAAGGGACTAAAATAACT GGAGATCCCAATATCCCAGCTGGCCAGCAGACAGTGGAGATCGACCTGGCGCACCCCATCCAGCTCCCTGACATCGAGAACCTGCGCAACTTCAATGAGCTCTCCCGCATTGTCCTGGAGGTGCAGGAGCAGGTGCGccgggagcagcaggaggaggaggaagggcaggaCGAAGAGGAGGGCCGCTTCCGACAGGGCGACTCTCAGCAAGTGGAGCAGCCTGCGCAGAGGGACGATGCTGGGGCTGAGGGGACTgaggctgcgggggcagcagcagcccaggagtcAGCGCCGACCTCGCAGCCttttgtgctgcctgtgggagTCATATCAAGGAACGAGGATTATCCCCGGACCTGCCGGATGTG tTTTTATGGCACGGGGCTCATTGCTGGACACGGCTTCACCAGCCCTGAGCGAACCCCGGGCATCTTCATTCTCTTCGATGACGATCGTTTCGGGTTCATCTGGCTGGAGCTGAAATCCTTCAGCCTCTACAGCCGGATCAAGGTCTCTTTCCAGAACGCCGAGGCGCCGTCCCGAGAGGCCTTCGATGAAATGCTCAAAAACATTCAGTCCATGACGACTTGA